Proteins encoded in a region of the Hirundo rustica isolate bHirRus1 chromosome 10, bHirRus1.pri.v3, whole genome shotgun sequence genome:
- the ARHGEF4 gene encoding rho guanine nucleotide exchange factor 4 isoform X3 encodes MDDQELGFKAGDVIEVMDATNKEWWWGRILDSEGWFPASFVRLRVNQDEPMEDYPLKVEGGKEDDSRRFGMGQNTKDQMRTNVINEIISTERDYIKHLKDICEGYIKQCRKRADMFTEDQLKTIFGNIEDIYRCQKKFVKALEKKFNKDHPHLSEVGSCFLEYQTEFQIYSEYCNNHPNACMELSRLTKVNKYVYFFEACRLLQKMIDISLDGFLLTPVQKICKYPLQLAELLKYTNPQHRDFKDVEAALNAMKNVARLINERKRRLENIDKIAQWQSSIEDWEGEDVLVRSSELIYSGELAKISHPQAKSQQRMFFLFDHQLVCCKKDLLRRDILYYKSRINMDDMEILDVEDGKDKDFNISVKNAFKLHCRDTEEVHLFCAKKPEQKQRWLKAFENERRQVQLDQETGFSITEVQKKQAMLNASKQHHAGKPKAVTRPYYDFLMRQKHPTLPTTLPQQQVFMLAEPKRKPSNFWQNISRLTPFRK; translated from the exons ATGGATGACCAGGAGCTGGGATTCAAAGCCGGCGATGTCATCGAAGTAATGGATGCCACCAACAAGGAGTGGTGGTGGGGGAGGATTCTGGACAGTGAAGGCTGGTTTCCAGCCAGCTTTGTTCGG CTGCGAGTTAACCAGGATGAGCCCATGGAAGATTATCCCCTGAAGGTAGAGGGGGGCAAAGAGGACGACTCCCGACGCTTTGGGATGGGCCAGAACACCAAAGACCAAATGAGGACCAACGTCATCAACGAGATCATAAGCACAGAGAGAGACTACATCAAGCACCTGAAGGACATTTGTGAG GGTTACATTAAGCAGTGCCGCAAGAGAGCAGACATGTTTACGGAAGACCAGCTGAAGACAATCTTTGGGAATATTGAGGACATCTACAGGTGCCAGAAGAAATTTGTTAAAGCACTAGAGAAGAAATTTAACAAAGACCACCCACATCTGAGTGAGGTTGGCTCATGCTTCTTGGAATAT CAAACAGAGTTTCAGATCTACTCCGAGTACTGCAACAACCACCCCAATGCCTGCATGGAGCTGTCGCGCCTCACCAAGGTGAACAAGTACGTTTACTTCTTCGAGGCCTGCCGCCTGCTGCAGAAGATGATCGACATCTCCCTGGACGGCTTCCTGCTCACCCCCGTGCAGAAAATCTGCAAATACCCCCTGCAGCTGGCCGAGCTGCTCAAGTACACCAACCCCCAGCACAG GGATTTCAAGGATGTGGAGGCTGCCTTAAACGCCATGAAGAACGTGGCTCGGCTCATCAACGAGAGGAAGCGGCGGCTGGAGAACATCGACAAAATCGCTCAGTGGCAGAGCTCCATAGAGGACTGGGAG GGAGAAGATGTCCTAGTCAGAAGCTCAGAACTCATCTATTCTGGGGAATTAGCCAAAATCTCCCACCCTCAAGCCAAGAGCCAACAGAGGATGTTCTTCCTCTTCGATCACCAGCTTGTCTGCTGCAAGAAG GACCTTCTGCGCAGGGACATCTTGTATTACAAGAGTCGGATCAACATGGATGACATGGAAATACTGGATGTAGAAGATGGGAAAGACAAGGACTTCAACATCAgtgtgaaaaatgcatttaaactGCACTGCAGAGACACTGAGGAAGTCCATTTATTCTGTGCAAAAAAGCCTGAGCAGAAACAGCGCTGGCTGAAGGCGTTCGAGAATGAAAGGAGGCAGGTGCAGCTCGACCAGGAGACAG GTTTTTCCATCACAGAGGTGCAGAAAAAGCAGGCAATGCTGAATGCCAGCAAGCAGCACCATGCTGGGAAGCCCAAGG ccgTCACCAGGCCCTACTACGACTTCCTGATGCGGCAGAAGCACCCCACGCTGCCCACCACGCTCCCGCAGCAGCAGGTGTTCATGCTGGCAGAGCCCAAGCGCAAGCCCTCGAACTTCTGGCAGAACATCAGCAGGCTGACACCCTTCCGGAAATAG